A genomic region of Colletotrichum destructivum chromosome 1, complete sequence contains the following coding sequences:
- a CDS encoding uncharacterized protein (Putative zn(2)Cys(6) fungal-type DNA-binding domain, transcription factor domain, fungi), whose protein sequence is MDQRTPSTTGSPSLESNQAVSIQGARSIASRRRDKPQLSCSLCRRRKTKCDRQQPCSNCSSRGFPCVYPVNQAYTMKPGQPTGDPLSLQDRLVHLERLVMTLGSPSSQPQSNDIKDTGSRVPATDAGTILDDQSDTGSMRFSATEHHYVGSDHWAAIMDSIADLKDHFDREERLKLAESPTQPVGVHGDGCEDLDARPGRRRALLLYGCRPATSKAEVLAALPPKPAVDRYIARYFNRLDLVASSSVHGPTFLKQYEAFWADPDGIPIMWLGLLYSMICLAVIASDPPTDILEHQQQRLHIDLYREKLVQCLMMGGYTLGGEHALETFMNYVYVEFRIHDDAEQDVWFLLGLEVNLAKRMGYHRDPKHFPGITPLQAEMRRRVWATVLLGDVLISGQMGMPRMVRDGEFDTAEPQNLNDEDFKEDMPVLPEPRPETELTTTLGVIARRRILIALGTISDLTASLNSCSYAEIMRLDEILNKAGMSIPPPLKAKSMATSVTDSPQTIMARLFLSHMFHKGKIMLHRRVLFARSMSPTRDTFTYSRSACLEASLATLKIQQVLDEETCPGGQLHMMHWRVGSIMNHHFLTATMILCSLVHRKQVFGRGDEIISALRTARSIWMRKGDGSHEAKKAGEAVSIVLAQAGGPRFDAYLSVGRDDLVGVSRDGMNDQQPPNTGMTDEASGYDSMEILLFNETFGIDPGLEHFLAEVIQGTVPTGRRLSGGGINEGNLSTGPSIDDWMMREDTVYKR, encoded by the exons ATGGACCAACGAACGCCGTCAACGACCGGCTCGCCCTCTTTAGAGTCTAACCAAGCTGTATCGATACAGGGCGCGCGATCGATCGCTAGCCGGCGCCGTGACAAACCCCAACTTTCATGTAGTCTCTGTCGACGCCGCAA GACCAAATGCGACCGCCAACAACCATGTTCGAACTGCTCGTCGCGAGGTTTTCCTTGCGTCTACCCAGTGAACCAAGCCTACACCATGAAGCCAGGACAGCCCACTGGCGATCCACTGTCACTACAAGATCGCCTAGTACATCTCGAACGTCTTGTGATGACACTGggctcgccatcatcacaacCACAAAGCAATGACATCAAGGATACAGGCAGTCGTGTACCAGCGACTGACGCCGGCACAATACTCGACGACCAATCAGATACTGGGAGCATGCGCTTCAGTGCTACCGAACATCACTACGTTGGAAGTGATCACTGggccgccatcatggacAGCATCGCTGATCTCAAAGACCATTTCGATCGAGAGGAACGACTGAAGCTTGCAGAAAGCCCCACGCAGCCCGTAGGAGTTCATGGCGATGGTTGCGAGGATCTTGATGCGCGACCcgggcgtcgacgcgccTTGCTTTTGTACGGATGTCGCCCAGCAACTTCAAAAGCTGAGGTTCTCGCCGCTCTTCCGCCAAAACCCGCGGTAGATCGATATATCGCACGCTACTTCAACCGTCTTGACCTGGTTGCTTCAT CATCGGTGCATGGGCCTACCTTTTTGAAGCAA TATGAGGCTTTCTGGGCCGATCCTGATGGCATTCCCATCATGTGGCTTGGCCTTCTTTACAGTATGATATGCCTTGCAGTCATTGCGTCCGACCCTCCCACCGACATTCTCGAACATCAGCAGCAAAGACTGCATATTGATTTGTACCGGGAAAAACTAGTCCAGTGTCTCATGATGGGCGGCTACACTTTAGGTGGCGAGCACGCGCTCGAAACGTTCATGAACTATGTCTACGTCGAGTTCCGCATCCACGACGACGCTGAGCAAGATGTGTGGTTCTTGCTTGGCCTTGAGGTGAACCTGGCAAAGCGCATGGGCTACCACAGAGACCCCAAACACTTCCCAGGCATCACTCCACTGCAAGCAGAGATGAGAAGGAGAGTATGGGCAACTGTTTTGCTAGGTGATGTGCTGATTTCAGGCCAAATGGGCATGCCCCGGATGGTTCGCGATGGCGAGTTCGACACCGCAGAGCCACAAAATCTGAACGACGAAGACTTCAAGGAAGACATGCCTGTGCTGCCTGAACCGCGGCCAGAGACAGAGCTCACAACGACCTTGGGGGTCATTGCGCGGAGGAGGATCCTCATCGCCCTTGGTACGATCTCGGATTTAACTGCCTCGCTCAACTCATGCAGCTATGCCGAGATCATGCGCCTGGACGAAATTCTCAACAAAGCCGGCATGAGCATACCTCCCCCGCTGAAGGCCAAGTCCATGGCCACGAGTGTCACCGACTCACCTCAAACCATCATGGCACGGCTCTTTCTCAGCCACATGTTCCACAAGGGGAAAATCATGCTCCACCGGCGCGTCTTGTTTGCTCGGTCGATGTCCCCAACGCGTGATACCTTCACGTACTCACGGAGCGCATGCCTCGAGGCGTCTCTAGCGACACTAAAGATACAGCAAGTCTTGGACGAAGAGACTTGTCCTGGCGGTCAGCTCCACATGATGCATTGGAGGGTTGGCTCGATCATGAACCACCACTTTTTAACAGCAACCATGATTCTATGTTCTCTGGTACACCGAAAGCAGGTCTTTGGTCGCGGAGACGAGATCATATCGGCGCTGCGGACGGCCCGCAGTATATGGATGAGAAAAGGTGATGGCTCGCACGAAGCCAAAAAAGCAGGCGAAGCCGTCAGTATTGTTCTCGCACAAGCCGGTGGGCCTCGATTCGATGCCTATCTCTCTGTTGGTAGAGATGATTTGGTTGGGGTGTCTCGCGATGGAATGAACGACCAGCAACCGCCCAACACTGGTATGACAGACGAAGCCAGCGGCTATGATAGCATGGAAATATTGCTCTTCAACGAGACGTTTGGCATTGACCCTG GACTAGAGCACTTTTTGGCCGAGGTGATTCAGGGCACAGTACCAACTGGGCGTAGACTTTCGGGTGGTGGGATCAATGAGGGTAATTTGTCGACGGGTCCTTCAATCGATGACTGGATGATGCGAGAAGATACGGTCTACAAACGATAG